ACTGGGTCGTCCTCGAGGAGAGCGATCCCGAGGACCTCATCACCAGCATGCACTTCGCCGTCGACACGTTCATCGAGCACGGCTACGGCTCGCGGCTGCTCGCGGCCGTGTTCGGCTACCGGTCGAACGACGGCCCCGCGTACTGGATCTACTCCTTCCGCCGCGGGGCGTTCTACCCGTTCGCCCCCAGACCGGGCCGCGAACGCGACGCGAGCGCGGAGTTCAAACTCGAGTCCGTCCTCGACGGCGAACTCGACGTCGAGTCCGAGAAGGACCACTGGTACCCGCTGTGGCCGAGCGAGGACGGTCGGCACCCGTGGGAGTGACGGCCCGGGGACGGCCCCTCGGCCATCGGCTCGAGGTGGCCGCGGTCGACCGCCGCGGCCGCCGCCGGATGTCGGGGCTGTTATCCCGGTCGTCGTCCTACCGCGAGCCGTGACCGGGTGG
Above is a genomic segment from Natrononativus amylolyticus containing:
- the pspAB gene encoding PspA-associated protein PspAB, which gives rise to MGLLDGLRAVLGVRAESDAKRDADPDDLFGMSTAYLTMEAELGYDSVDSGALCFAGVDSRSFREAVAEVEAILEAGREDTGTDFAVTEDDHGYHWVVLEESDPEDLITSMHFAVDTFIEHGYGSRLLAAVFGYRSNDGPAYWIYSFRRGAFYPFAPRPGRERDASAEFKLESVLDGELDVESEKDHWYPLWPSEDGRHPWE